In Aeromicrobium marinum DSM 15272, one genomic interval encodes:
- a CDS encoding transglycosylase domain-containing protein, translating to MSWDDLQSAVRRRVQAEDRRQSTPSLVASIARLSVIGGVLVAAIIVPVTAIVAVTATQASTEVIDLPLTLEEQPTPQTSRLLAADGQLLAYFYEENRQDVPLDEIAPVMQDAIISIEDERFYDHGALDIQGTLRALVNNASDGRTQGGSTITQQLVKLTLVQAAATDEERRAAVEQSVARKVRELKIAIDFEEQYTKDEILERYLNIAYYGGGAYGISAAANHFFSVSPADLTLAQAATLAGLVKNPVEFDPNVYPERALQRRNLVLSVMERQGKISPEESEQLQAGELALVTTDFPNGCITSVASFSCDYVQRYLENEEALGATVEERRDRIRLGGLTIKSNIDVSMQTAVNDAVAGNVLPTDQAIGSIALVEPGTGKVRGMAQSRPMGTDREGGQSFINFSVPTELGDSGGFQAGSTFKMFTTAAALQQGIGVDKTYNSPPRMTIPRGTYFDCEGGGTDRFEVRNSTSSGTMNMYTALRQSVNTYFAQLEAEVGLCETVRMAEAMGIEVPFGGPDNGVVPSFTLGPIRVSTLDMAAAYAVPASGGMFCEPQPVTEILEADGSLLKAYVPECERVLTNEEAAQINDILRGLQQPGGFGFSNGTGLNIPSAAKTGTTNDNKAVWYTGYTPEISAAAMIAGADFDGFEIPLSGQRINGRFVNASAAAGSALAGPMWADAMQVIQNSLSPVNFERPPRTQPAPPRPPEPEPDPNAPAPPQQTLQLPPGVQLPPGFQLPPGVTIVQ from the coding sequence ATGTCGTGGGACGATCTGCAGTCAGCCGTGCGCCGCCGCGTCCAGGCCGAGGACCGCCGCCAGAGCACCCCGTCGCTCGTGGCCTCGATCGCGCGACTGTCGGTCATCGGCGGCGTGCTGGTCGCCGCGATCATCGTCCCGGTCACGGCCATCGTGGCCGTCACCGCCACCCAGGCGAGCACCGAGGTCATCGACCTGCCGCTGACCCTGGAGGAGCAGCCCACACCGCAGACCAGCCGGCTGCTCGCCGCGGACGGTCAGCTGCTCGCCTACTTCTACGAGGAGAACCGGCAGGACGTCCCCCTCGACGAGATCGCGCCCGTCATGCAGGACGCGATCATCTCGATCGAGGACGAGCGCTTCTACGACCACGGCGCGCTCGACATCCAGGGCACCCTGCGCGCCCTGGTCAACAACGCCTCGGACGGCCGGACCCAGGGCGGGTCGACGATCACCCAGCAGCTGGTGAAGCTGACCCTCGTGCAGGCCGCCGCCACCGACGAGGAGCGGCGGGCGGCCGTCGAGCAGTCGGTGGCGCGCAAGGTCCGCGAGCTGAAGATCGCGATCGACTTCGAGGAGCAGTACACCAAGGACGAGATCCTCGAGCGGTACCTCAACATCGCCTACTACGGCGGCGGTGCGTACGGCATCTCGGCCGCGGCCAACCACTTCTTCTCGGTGTCGCCCGCCGACCTGACCCTGGCCCAGGCCGCGACCCTGGCCGGTCTGGTCAAGAACCCGGTCGAGTTCGATCCCAACGTGTACCCCGAGCGGGCGCTGCAGCGGCGCAACCTCGTGCTGTCGGTCATGGAACGCCAGGGCAAGATCTCCCCCGAGGAGTCCGAGCAGCTCCAGGCCGGTGAGCTGGCCCTGGTCACCACCGACTTCCCGAACGGCTGCATCACCTCGGTCGCGTCGTTCTCGTGCGACTACGTGCAGCGCTACCTCGAGAACGAGGAGGCGCTCGGCGCGACGGTCGAGGAGCGGCGCGACCGCATCCGGCTCGGCGGCCTCACCATCAAGTCCAACATCGACGTCTCGATGCAGACGGCGGTCAACGACGCCGTGGCCGGCAACGTGCTCCCGACCGACCAGGCGATCGGATCCATCGCCCTCGTCGAGCCCGGCACCGGCAAGGTCCGCGGCATGGCCCAGTCGCGACCGATGGGCACCGACCGCGAGGGCGGCCAGTCGTTCATCAACTTCTCGGTGCCGACCGAGCTGGGTGACTCCGGCGGCTTCCAGGCCGGATCGACATTCAAGATGTTCACCACGGCCGCCGCCCTGCAGCAGGGCATCGGGGTCGACAAGACCTACAACTCGCCGCCGCGGATGACGATCCCCCGCGGTACGTACTTCGACTGCGAGGGGGGAGGGACCGACCGGTTCGAGGTCCGCAACTCCACCTCCTCGGGCACGATGAACATGTACACCGCCCTGCGGCAGTCGGTGAACACCTACTTCGCCCAGCTCGAGGCCGAGGTGGGTCTCTGCGAGACCGTGCGGATGGCCGAGGCCATGGGCATCGAGGTGCCGTTCGGCGGACCGGACAACGGCGTCGTCCCGTCGTTCACGCTCGGCCCCATCCGGGTCAGCACGCTCGACATGGCCGCTGCCTACGCCGTCCCGGCCTCCGGCGGCATGTTCTGCGAGCCGCAGCCGGTCACCGAGATCCTCGAGGCCGACGGGTCACTGCTCAAGGCCTACGTCCCGGAGTGCGAGCGGGTGCTGACCAACGAGGAGGCCGCGCAGATCAACGACATCCTGCGGGGCCTGCAGCAGCCCGGTGGCTTCGGGTTCTCCAACGGCACCGGCCTCAACATCCCGTCGGCCGCCAAGACCGGAACCACCAACGACAACAAGGCCGTCTGGTACACCGGCTACACGCCGGAGATCTCGGCCGCCGCGATGATCGCCGGCGCCGACTTCGACGGGTTCGAGATCCCTCTGTCGGGCCAGCGCATCAACGGCCGGTTCGTCAACGCCAGCGCCGCCGCCGGTAGCGCCCTGGCGGGCCCGATGTGGGCCGACGCCATGCAGGTCATCCAGAACTCGCTGAGCCCGGTCAACTTCGAGCGCCCGCCGCGCACCCAGCCGGCTCCCCCGCGACCGCCGGAGCCCGAGCCGGACCCCAACGCTCCCGCCCCGCCCCAGCAGACGCTTCAGCTGCCGCCAGGGGTCCAGCTGCCTCCGGGCTTCCAGCTGCCGCCGGGCGTGACGATCGTCCAGTAG
- a CDS encoding GatB/YqeY domain-containing protein, translated as MSAMKDRLRSDLTASMKARDALRSSTIRMVLAAISTAEVAGKEARELSDDDVIAVLGKEAKKRRESAEAFDAGDRPALAQKERDEAAILAEYLPASLTEAEVAAIVTAAVEQAGAAGQGMKAMGAVMAVVQPQVKGRADGGVVAAEVKRQLAG; from the coding sequence ATGTCAGCCATGAAGGACCGTCTCCGCTCCGACCTCACCGCCTCGATGAAGGCGCGCGACGCGCTGCGCTCGTCGACGATCCGCATGGTGCTGGCCGCCATCTCGACCGCGGAGGTCGCCGGCAAGGAGGCCAGGGAGCTCAGCGACGACGACGTGATCGCGGTGCTGGGCAAGGAGGCCAAGAAGCGTCGCGAGTCGGCCGAGGCGTTCGACGCCGGCGACCGGCCGGCGCTCGCGCAGAAGGAGCGGGACGAGGCGGCGATCCTCGCCGAGTACCTCCCGGCGTCGTTGACCGAGGCCGAGGTCGCCGCCATCGTCACGGCGGCCGTCGAGCAGGCCGGTGCTGCCGGTCAGGGCATGAAGGCGATGGGTGCGGTGATGGCCGTCGTGCAGCCGCAGGTCAAGGGCCGCGCCGACGGCGGGGTGGTGGCGGCCGAGGTCAAGCGGCAGCTGGCCGGCTGA
- a CDS encoding metallophosphoesterase, which produces MRPRHLAWPLAGGLGVVAYGAIHEVRAFTLRRVNVPVLAPGSRPLRVLHLSDAHMRPNQRRKQEWLRGLAALEPDLVVNTGDNLSHLDALPSVLDAYGGLLDVPGVFVFGSNDYFSPVFKNPLAYLTGGTGTASKGSWERQPDLPFEPMRRAFTDRGWLDLTNRHDALTVAGVRLDFAGVDDPHLEYDELDDIAPDPSADLSIGVAHAPYLRVLDRWNSLGYPLIMAGHTHGGQLCLPFYGALVTNCDLDRSRAKGLHTHRTDGHEPSWLHVSAGLGTSPFAPVRIACRPEATLLTLTGIDSPRS; this is translated from the coding sequence ATGCGCCCCCGTCACCTCGCCTGGCCCCTGGCGGGCGGACTCGGGGTGGTCGCGTACGGCGCGATCCACGAGGTGCGGGCCTTCACCCTGCGGCGCGTCAATGTGCCGGTGCTGGCGCCCGGGTCGAGGCCGTTGCGGGTCCTGCACCTGTCCGACGCCCACATGCGCCCGAACCAGCGGCGCAAGCAGGAGTGGTTGCGTGGGCTGGCGGCGCTCGAGCCCGACCTGGTCGTCAACACCGGCGACAACCTGTCGCACCTCGACGCCCTGCCCTCGGTGCTCGACGCGTACGGCGGACTGCTGGACGTGCCCGGGGTGTTCGTCTTCGGCTCCAACGACTACTTCTCCCCGGTGTTCAAGAACCCGCTCGCCTACCTCACCGGGGGTACCGGGACCGCGTCGAAGGGCTCGTGGGAGCGGCAGCCGGACCTGCCCTTCGAGCCGATGCGACGGGCCTTCACCGACCGGGGCTGGTTGGACCTGACCAACCGGCACGACGCCCTGACCGTCGCCGGCGTGCGGCTGGACTTCGCCGGCGTCGACGACCCCCACCTGGAGTACGACGAGCTCGACGACATCGCGCCCGACCCCTCGGCAGACCTGTCGATCGGCGTGGCGCACGCGCCGTACCTGCGGGTCTTGGACCGCTGGAACTCGCTCGGGTACCCGCTGATCATGGCCGGCCACACCCACGGCGGACAGCTCTGCCTGCCCTTCTACGGGGCCCTGGTGACCAACTGCGACCTGGACCGGTCCCGCGCCAAGGGGTTGCACACCCACCGGACCGACGGGCACGAACCCTCGTGGCTGCACGTGTCGGCCGGGCTCGGCACCTCGCCGTTCGCACCCGTGCGGATCGCCTGCCGCCCCGAGGCCACGCTGCTCACCCTCACTGGGATAGACTCGCCGAGGTCCTGA
- a CDS encoding alanine racemase, which yields MSGAPRLEIDLDDVEHNTRALVGRLAPRGISVQGVTKAVCGNPSVGAAMMRGGARGLADSRIENLAVLRRGDPRAPRTLVRSPMLSQVDRVVVEAGTSLNTEPVVLAALSASAAGHRDRHAVVLMVELGDLREGVAVGDVVDLARHVGALGGLALVGLGTNLACQSGVVPDQRSMDELSGLVDAVERSSSLVLPVVSGGNSANLGWAMTTRSVGRINQLRLGESILLGTDPLRRASIPGLRLDACVLVGEVIEVKTKPARAWGATAQSAFERRPRRRGRGTVRQALVAVGRQDTDPDGLTVPDGMTILGMSSDHLVLDVGDHATAVGDELRFGVDYSALLRASTSPYVTTVEHRRPDALR from the coding sequence ATGAGCGGCGCTCCGCGTCTCGAGATCGACCTCGACGACGTCGAGCACAACACCCGGGCCCTGGTGGGCCGGTTGGCGCCGCGCGGGATCTCCGTCCAGGGAGTGACCAAGGCCGTGTGCGGCAACCCCTCGGTGGGGGCCGCCATGATGCGCGGTGGTGCCCGTGGGCTCGCCGACTCGCGGATCGAGAACCTGGCCGTGCTGCGCAGAGGTGATCCGCGCGCGCCGCGGACCCTGGTCCGGTCCCCGATGCTGAGCCAGGTCGACCGGGTGGTGGTCGAGGCCGGGACGAGCCTCAACACCGAGCCGGTCGTCCTCGCCGCCCTGTCGGCCTCGGCGGCCGGCCATCGGGACCGCCACGCGGTCGTGCTGATGGTCGAGCTGGGTGACCTGCGCGAAGGGGTGGCGGTGGGCGACGTCGTCGACCTCGCGCGCCACGTCGGCGCCCTCGGCGGACTCGCCCTGGTCGGCCTCGGCACCAACCTGGCGTGCCAGAGCGGGGTCGTGCCGGACCAGCGGTCGATGGACGAGCTGTCGGGCCTGGTCGACGCGGTCGAGCGGTCGTCGTCGTTGGTGCTCCCGGTCGTCTCGGGCGGCAACTCCGCCAACCTCGGGTGGGCGATGACCACGAGGAGCGTCGGCCGGATCAACCAGCTCCGACTGGGTGAGTCGATCCTCCTGGGGACCGACCCGCTGCGCCGGGCGTCGATCCCGGGTCTGCGGCTCGATGCGTGCGTGCTCGTCGGCGAGGTCATCGAGGTCAAGACCAAGCCGGCCCGCGCCTGGGGAGCGACGGCGCAGAGCGCGTTCGAGCGGCGGCCGCGACGTCGCGGCCGAGGCACCGTGCGACAGGCACTGGTCGCCGTGGGACGCCAGGACACCGACCCCGACGGTCTGACCGTCCCGGACGGGATGACCATTCTCGGCATGAGCAGCGACCACCTCGTGCTGGACGTGGGCGACCATGCCACCGCCGTCGGGGACGAGCTGAGGTTCGGCGTGGACTACTCCGCGCTGCTGAGGGCGTCGACCTCGCCGTACGTCACCACCGTCGAGCACCGCCGGCCCGACGCTCTACGTTGA
- a CDS encoding DUF1611 domain-containing protein yields MSTSLPVPASGSTAFVYCEGQFGEQDGKTANGLVRFSERYEIVGVLDSRLAGTDAGQVLDAVPNGIPVLAGLAEAVERHGRVPDYLICGLAPADGLLSPAQRAVLLDGMSRGMHIVNGLHEFLNDDAEFVAAAILAGVTITDVRRPRPTRDLHLFSGRIFDVDCTRIAVLGTDGSIGKRTTATLLVEALRSRGVRAVMVGTGQTTVIQGGKYGVALDALVPQFCSGEVENQVVAAYEGEDPDVIVVEGQGALSHPAYLTSGAILRGSRPQGVIVQHAPRRRVLGDFPMVAMPTAASEVRLIEAFADTRVIGITINHEGMDSAAVDEAVAGFRRDLDLPATDPLTRPLDELADMVLTAFPAIRARLATSR; encoded by the coding sequence ATGTCCACGTCCCTGCCCGTACCCGCGTCCGGTTCCACCGCCTTCGTCTACTGCGAGGGACAGTTCGGGGAACAGGACGGCAAGACCGCGAACGGTCTGGTGCGGTTCTCCGAGCGGTACGAGATCGTCGGCGTCCTCGACAGTCGTCTGGCGGGCACCGACGCCGGCCAGGTGCTGGACGCGGTTCCCAACGGGATCCCCGTGCTGGCCGGCCTCGCCGAGGCGGTCGAGCGTCACGGCCGGGTGCCGGACTACCTGATCTGCGGACTCGCGCCTGCCGACGGGCTGCTGTCCCCGGCTCAGCGAGCGGTGCTGCTGGACGGCATGTCGCGCGGGATGCACATCGTCAACGGTCTGCACGAGTTCCTCAACGACGACGCGGAGTTTGTGGCCGCCGCGATCCTCGCCGGGGTCACGATCACCGATGTCCGCCGACCCCGGCCCACCCGGGACCTCCACCTGTTCTCGGGTCGCATCTTCGACGTCGACTGCACCCGCATCGCGGTGCTCGGCACCGACGGGTCGATCGGCAAGCGGACCACCGCCACGCTCCTGGTGGAGGCGCTGCGGTCACGCGGCGTGCGCGCAGTGATGGTCGGCACGGGTCAGACCACGGTCATCCAGGGCGGCAAGTACGGCGTGGCGCTCGACGCGCTGGTGCCGCAGTTCTGTTCCGGCGAGGTCGAGAACCAGGTCGTCGCCGCCTACGAGGGCGAGGATCCTGACGTGATCGTCGTCGAAGGGCAGGGGGCGCTCAGCCATCCGGCCTACCTGACCTCGGGCGCCATCCTGCGCGGGAGCAGGCCGCAGGGGGTCATCGTGCAGCACGCCCCTCGTCGCCGGGTCCTGGGTGACTTCCCGATGGTCGCGATGCCGACGGCGGCGAGTGAGGTGCGGCTGATCGAGGCGTTCGCCGACACCAGGGTCATCGGCATCACCATCAACCACGAGGGGATGGACTCCGCGGCGGTCGACGAGGCCGTGGCCGGGTTCAGGCGTGACCTCGACCTCCCGGCCACCGACCCGCTCACTCGTCCGCTCGACGAGCTGGCCGACATGGTGCTCACCGCCTTCCCCGCGATCAGGGCACGGCTCGCGACCAGTCGATGA
- a CDS encoding acetoacetate--CoA ligase, with translation MEEILWRPDGRPSRLAEFARSVGIDPDDYAALWQWSVDDLDAFWSAVWRWADLPADGDPAPALAVDAMPGAVWFPGVRLNYAEAALRLPGRADDDVVVVARSQTRPDQELTAAQLRDQVARARAGLVAAGVRRGDRVAAYAPNVPETLVLLLAAASLGAIFSSCAPEFGAQSVVDRWTQTEPVLLLAVDGYRYGTKPVDRRAEVEQIVAALPSVRTVVWLPHLDPSSPPPAGAGTWADLLAESGPLEFDRVPFDHPLYVLYSSGTTGLPKPIVHGHGGIALEHSKALGLHLDLGPDDRFFWFSTTGWMMWNFLVSGLLVGSTVVLFDGDPGWPDLGTTWTLADELGVTYLGTSAPFLLACRKAGIVPRETADLSAVRGLGSTGAPLPAEGFRWVYEAVGDVHLGSMSGGTDVCTGFVGAAPTVPVVTGEISCRQLGCAVHAFEDGEPVTGRLGELVITRPMPSMPVGFWGDDGTRYRAAYFEDIPGVWRHGDWISITERGTCTITGRSDATLNRGGVRLGTAEFYAVVEALPQVEDSLVVHLEDAEGGSGRLLLFVRLAGGASLDDDLRASVARELRTRLSPRHVPDEVHAVATLPRTLSGKKLEVPVKKILQGVPPEVAASAGALADPQALDVFAPFAPPPT, from the coding sequence GTGGAGGAGATCCTCTGGCGGCCCGACGGCCGCCCGAGCCGGTTGGCCGAGTTCGCCCGCTCGGTCGGCATCGACCCCGACGACTACGCCGCCCTGTGGCAGTGGTCCGTCGACGACCTCGACGCGTTCTGGTCGGCCGTGTGGAGATGGGCGGACCTGCCGGCCGACGGCGATCCCGCCCCGGCTCTCGCCGTCGACGCGATGCCCGGCGCGGTCTGGTTCCCCGGCGTCCGGCTGAACTACGCCGAGGCCGCCCTCCGGCTGCCGGGGCGCGCGGACGACGACGTCGTGGTGGTCGCCCGCTCGCAGACCCGGCCCGACCAGGAGCTCACCGCCGCTCAGCTGCGTGACCAGGTCGCCCGCGCTCGCGCCGGTCTCGTGGCCGCCGGCGTGCGCCGGGGTGACCGGGTCGCGGCGTACGCGCCGAACGTCCCGGAGACGCTGGTCCTGCTGCTCGCCGCCGCCAGCCTGGGCGCGATCTTCTCGTCCTGCGCGCCCGAGTTCGGTGCCCAGAGCGTCGTCGACCGGTGGACCCAGACCGAGCCGGTCCTCCTCCTGGCGGTCGACGGGTACCGCTACGGGACGAAGCCGGTCGACCGCCGCGCCGAGGTGGAGCAGATCGTGGCGGCCCTGCCGAGCGTGCGCACGGTGGTCTGGCTGCCCCACCTCGACCCCTCGTCGCCCCCGCCCGCGGGTGCCGGCACCTGGGCCGACCTGCTGGCCGAATCCGGTCCGCTGGAGTTCGACCGGGTGCCCTTCGACCATCCGCTCTACGTGCTCTACTCCTCCGGCACCACCGGACTGCCCAAGCCGATCGTGCACGGCCACGGCGGCATCGCCCTGGAACACTCCAAGGCCCTGGGGCTGCACCTGGACCTCGGCCCGGACGACCGGTTCTTCTGGTTCAGCACGACGGGCTGGATGATGTGGAACTTCCTGGTGTCCGGCCTGCTCGTGGGGTCCACCGTGGTGCTGTTCGACGGTGACCCCGGCTGGCCCGACCTCGGCACCACGTGGACCCTCGCCGACGAGCTCGGCGTCACCTACCTCGGCACCAGCGCTCCCTTCCTGCTCGCGTGCCGCAAGGCCGGGATCGTCCCCCGCGAGACCGCCGACCTTTCGGCCGTCCGCGGTCTCGGGTCCACCGGTGCGCCGCTGCCGGCCGAGGGGTTCCGGTGGGTCTACGAGGCGGTCGGCGACGTCCACCTCGGGTCGATGTCCGGCGGCACCGACGTGTGCACCGGCTTTGTCGGCGCGGCGCCCACGGTGCCGGTCGTCACCGGCGAGATCTCGTGCCGGCAGCTCGGGTGCGCCGTCCACGCCTTCGAGGACGGCGAACCGGTCACCGGGCGCCTGGGGGAGCTGGTCATCACGCGGCCCATGCCGTCGATGCCTGTCGGGTTCTGGGGCGACGACGGGACCCGCTACCGCGCCGCGTACTTCGAGGACATTCCCGGAGTGTGGCGTCACGGCGACTGGATCTCGATCACCGAGCGCGGCACCTGCACCATCACCGGGCGCAGTGACGCCACCCTCAACCGCGGCGGCGTCCGGCTCGGCACGGCGGAGTTCTACGCCGTGGTCGAGGCCCTGCCGCAGGTCGAGGACTCGCTGGTCGTCCACCTGGAGGACGCGGAGGGCGGCAGCGGCCGGCTGCTGCTGTTCGTGCGGCTCGCCGGCGGAGCCAGCCTCGACGACGACCTCCGTGCGTCGGTGGCTCGCGAGCTGAGGACCCGCCTCTCGCCCCGCCACGTGCCCGACGAGGTGCACGCCGTCGCGACCCTGCCCCGTACGCTGTCGGGCAAGAAGCTCGAGGTGCCGGTCAAGAAGATCCTCCAGGGCGTCCCGCCCGAGGTCGCCGCGTCGGCCGGTGCACTCGCCGACCCGCAGGCTCTCGACGTCTTCGCCCCGTTCGCCCCGCCCCCGACCTGA
- a CDS encoding aspartate-semialdehyde dehydrogenase, whose translation MTTARIGIVGATGQVGVAMRSILAERNFPASQVRFFASARSAGRTLPWGDGEIVIEDAETADPTGLDIALFSAGATLSRVQAPRFAAAGVTVVDNSSAFRKDPSVPLVVSEVNPGDIPAGDGPGGRGIIANPNCTTMAAMPVLKPLHDEAGLVRLVVSSYQAVSGSGVAGVRELHDQALAVVEKADALAYDGQALSFPAPQKYVAPIAFNVLPMAGSIVDDGSFETDEEQKLRHESRKILGLPDLRVAGTCVRVPVFTGHSLSINAEFARDLTVARATELLAAAPGVRLVDVPTPLQAAGADPSLVGRIRQDRSLDGDRGLVLFVSGDNLRKGAALNTVQIAELLV comes from the coding sequence ATGACCACCGCACGGATCGGCATCGTCGGCGCCACCGGTCAGGTCGGCGTCGCGATGCGCAGCATCCTGGCCGAGCGCAACTTCCCGGCCTCCCAGGTGCGGTTCTTCGCGTCGGCACGCTCGGCCGGCCGCACCCTGCCGTGGGGCGACGGCGAGATCGTCATCGAGGACGCCGAGACCGCCGACCCGACCGGGCTCGACATCGCCCTGTTCTCCGCCGGCGCCACCCTGTCGCGCGTGCAGGCCCCCCGGTTCGCCGCGGCCGGCGTCACCGTGGTCGACAACTCCTCGGCGTTCCGCAAGGACCCCTCGGTCCCGTTGGTCGTCAGCGAGGTCAACCCCGGCGACATCCCGGCGGGTGACGGTCCGGGCGGACGAGGCATCATCGCCAACCCGAACTGCACCACGATGGCCGCCATGCCGGTCCTCAAGCCGCTCCACGACGAGGCCGGGCTGGTCCGGCTCGTCGTCAGCAGCTACCAGGCGGTCTCGGGCTCCGGCGTCGCCGGTGTGCGCGAGCTGCACGACCAGGCGCTCGCGGTGGTCGAGAAGGCCGACGCGCTGGCCTACGACGGCCAGGCGCTGTCCTTCCCCGCGCCGCAGAAGTACGTCGCGCCGATCGCGTTCAACGTGCTGCCGATGGCCGGGTCGATCGTCGACGACGGATCGTTCGAGACCGACGAGGAGCAGAAGCTCCGGCACGAGAGCCGCAAGATCCTCGGCCTGCCCGACCTGCGCGTCGCCGGCACGTGCGTGCGGGTGCCGGTGTTCACCGGGCACTCGCTGTCGATCAACGCCGAGTTCGCCCGGGACCTCACGGTGGCCCGGGCCACCGAGCTGCTCGCCGCCGCCCCGGGCGTGCGCCTGGTCGACGTGCCGACGCCGCTGCAGGCCGCCGGGGCCGACCCGAGTCTCGTGGGCCGGATCCGTCAGGACCGGTCGCTCGACGGCGACCGCGGTCTGGTGCTGTTCGTCAGTGGCGACAACCTGCGCAAGGGCGCGGCGCTGAACACGGTGCAGATCGCCGAGCTGCTCGTCTGA
- a CDS encoding aspartate kinase produces the protein MGIVVQKYGGSSVSDATSVKRVAQRIVATRKSGHDVVVVVSAMGDTTDDLIDLANQVSPLPPARELDMLLTAGERISMAVLAMAIGSLGHEARSFTGSQAGVITDAEHGRAKIIDVTPGRIEAALAEGAIAIVAGFQGVSQTTKDITTLGRGGSDTTAVALAAALGADVCEIYTDVDGIFTADPRIVPNARQIPRISYEETLEMAANGAKILHLRCVEYARRNAIPIHVRSSFSAKEGTWVVHADEVATMEQAIISGVAHDRSESKITVVGVPDKVGEAAGIFRALADAQINIDMIVQNVSAATTSLTDISFTLPRSDGQTAMSALARLQDSVGFERLQYDDSVGKVSIVGAGMRSEPGITARFFQALADAGVNIEMISTSEIRISVVVSEAQVDAAVNAAHAAFDLGTDEVQAVVYGGTGR, from the coding sequence GTGGGAATCGTCGTCCAGAAGTACGGCGGCTCCTCGGTGTCCGACGCCACCAGCGTCAAGAGGGTCGCCCAGCGCATCGTCGCGACCCGCAAGTCCGGTCACGACGTGGTCGTCGTGGTGTCCGCCATGGGCGACACCACCGACGACCTGATCGACCTGGCCAACCAGGTGTCGCCGCTGCCGCCGGCCCGTGAGCTCGACATGCTGCTCACGGCGGGGGAGCGGATCTCGATGGCCGTGCTCGCCATGGCCATCGGCAGCCTCGGGCACGAGGCGCGTTCGTTCACCGGCTCGCAGGCCGGGGTGATCACCGACGCCGAGCACGGACGAGCCAAGATCATCGACGTCACCCCGGGTCGCATCGAGGCGGCGCTGGCCGAGGGCGCCATCGCGATCGTGGCGGGCTTCCAGGGCGTCTCGCAGACGACCAAGGACATCACCACGCTCGGGCGCGGCGGGTCCGACACCACGGCGGTCGCGCTCGCCGCGGCGCTCGGGGCCGACGTGTGCGAGATCTACACCGACGTCGACGGCATCTTCACCGCCGACCCCCGGATCGTGCCCAACGCCCGCCAGATCCCGCGGATCTCCTACGAGGAGACCCTCGAGATGGCGGCCAACGGGGCCAAGATCCTGCACCTGCGGTGCGTCGAGTACGCCCGCCGCAACGCCATTCCCATCCACGTCCGATCCTCGTTCTCCGCCAAGGAGGGCACCTGGGTCGTCCACGCCGACGAGGTCGCCACCATGGAACAAGCCATCATCTCCGGGGTCGCCCACGACCGCAGCGAGTCCAAGATCACCGTGGTCGGCGTCCCCGACAAGGTCGGTGAGGCGGCCGGCATCTTCCGAGCGCTCGCCGACGCGCAGATCAACATCGACATGATCGTGCAGAACGTGTCGGCGGCGACCACCTCGCTCACCGACATCTCGTTCACCCTGCCCCGCAGCGACGGCCAGACCGCCATGTCGGCCCTCGCCCGGTTGCAGGACTCGGTCGGCTTCGAGCGCCTGCAGTACGACGACAGCGTCGGCAAGGTCTCGATCGTCGGCGCCGGCATGCGGTCCGAGCCCGGCATCACCGCCCGGTTCTTCCAGGCGCTGGCCGACGCCGGCGTCAACATCGAGATGATCTCGACCTCGGAGATCCGCATCTCGGTGGTCGTCAGCGAGGCGCAGGTCGACGCCGCCGTCAACGCCGCCCACGCGGCCTTCGACCTCGGCACCGACGAGGTCCAGGCCGTCGTCTACGGGGGGACCGGCCGATGA
- a CDS encoding flavodoxin family protein: protein MTQSPDASGLKAVFVNATLKKSPEPSHTDGLVDKSAEILTAHGVEVTRLRAIDHDIATGVYPDMTEHGWETDAWPGILEQIMAADILVLAGPIWLGDNSSVMKQVIERLYSASGILNGAGQYAFYGKVAGCLITGNEDGVKHCAMNVLYSLQHVGFTIPPQADAGWIGEAGPGPSYLDEGSGGPENDFTNRNTTFMTYNLLHLAGMFRAAGGIPAFGNQRTVWDSGVHEFHHNPEYR, encoded by the coding sequence ATGACCCAGTCACCGGATGCCAGCGGCCTCAAGGCCGTGTTCGTCAACGCGACGCTGAAGAAGTCGCCCGAACCCAGCCACACCGACGGGCTGGTCGACAAGAGTGCCGAGATCCTGACCGCCCACGGGGTCGAGGTGACGCGCCTGCGGGCGATCGACCACGACATCGCCACCGGCGTGTACCCCGACATGACCGAGCACGGCTGGGAGACCGACGCGTGGCCGGGCATCCTCGAGCAGATCATGGCCGCCGACATCCTGGTGCTGGCCGGACCGATCTGGCTGGGCGACAACAGCAGCGTCATGAAGCAGGTCATCGAGCGGCTGTACTCCGCGTCGGGCATCCTCAACGGCGCCGGCCAGTACGCCTTCTACGGCAAGGTCGCCGGGTGCCTGATCACCGGCAACGAGGACGGCGTCAAGCACTGCGCCATGAACGTGCTCTACAGCCTCCAGCACGTCGGCTTCACGATCCCGCCGCAGGCCGATGCGGGCTGGATCGGCGAGGCCGGCCCCGGACCGTCGTACCTCGACGAGGGCTCCGGCGGCCCCGAGAACGACTTCACCAACCGCAACACGACCTTCATGACCTACAACCTGCTGCACCTGGCGGGGATGTTCCGCGCCGCCGGAGGGATTCCTGCCTTCGGCAACCAGCGCACCGTGTGGGACTCCGGCGTGCACGAGTTCCACCACAATCCGGAGTATCGGTAG